From Atribacterota bacterium, one genomic window encodes:
- a CDS encoding translocation/assembly module TamB domain-containing protein: MNFLNRIMGVKTLNGIAGKNRLIYIFSVLLLIIAMGLLISYFYINSENFRMNVKSIITTQLEGMLGKKIEIGSVDTISFQSIQLSHLVIFENNQDKANILFQTEKLEARYSLFFPFFKWKGWQLNIKEITFFNAYIELTREITGEFDLVKKLNLDPEYLQEKIIIQQINFQNSYLVYQDELVFHYNQDALITKAKDIQGYFDLTHLPKVEFDFEGIQDSDQAFLSLSGLFFINKKEYSLDFNLQNADITHFQYYLEAAEQFNTTQGKFDLVLNLSFSPEWETNESFWQGKATFYHASAKPLFLNQIPFQQINGEVVFAKPEITISGLSGLYRDSVVQLEGEILTEPEIYFDLNIEGEQINTSLLRDDISLFVGECNDFALQGEVNLTGNINGLPDGFYINGAVNASEIIIEKILFPNISGNFSLNSERLIINALESCDSNSSISIDGHLNWSDEIPSYQFAIKTLNLSLRHSLFQQFPFLAEFSGNIDSSLQMDSQKQDNSVSNLTGDFTINNMGMGNFSLPGSLRGSIKSTMNLSDKLLSIEQCELESSESNGSLKGELRFEELINFILDFEYQIPDLAIYSNFFEPEAKIAGSLTFQGQGKGSIQQPEIDIELQWSEFSIQNTQVGELTGKLAYQKDVLSVESFSLTNRELQLSGEGKIITTQTDKPEIILSYQLHPLVIKPLLERVKYAIPLSGQTEGSGYIQGTWPELKISGNLQLEQIAYQDYQLGQGKVDFYLQPEQIAPSESQEENSDNFFGRISNNYALTLENLELQNEMIQLSAKSQATMGEKHTFALEIGFSHQAFNEMIEYFYPAEENIKRFLPSRITGEATCTGNNDAQQILLSFLLIPQQQENNPPSRLEAMLTVDKDGLNISNFQLIQSEGLLKAEGKIASNGSLDIGFQATQLDISTVMSLVQIDEEIKGIMDIKGLCTGSLEQPNISVTTQIKQGYFREFNFQNLQSELRWNSLTNLLEIKELTIALEKEYQITARGTIPVGSLTYAKGGELDLPPSYLDIPLDFKINMEKADLNLLKVFWQDTFSEITGTTDLKLSLTGTADHPIVNGTINIYQGIIHLTELPVQIGEINNTVKIINNKVIIPSLPVIAYENQFHLSGELELIRFFPDNISFIIKNENKKITYQDILESEVDLELIISNSIFSPHISGQVFLTKGVLAVKDLLQIEEGMDFSFASSAPGYDSLEQLEVNIELIDPFKLQMNDAEIDIGGKISLNGSLADPTLQGTLTLKKGSFMYFDKRFSILDGLVTINGINPTDIDLNAKAHTTVQGVQININVIGNLSNPQVLLSSQPALKETEILSLLAFNRNIQGLSEGEIDQLLSQEMVNILFQSLQINLFRRMERELAEGLGLEFIRISFNSEENTDSHFFLEDLHLADLTLEVGKNIGDDLFITYSTPLDFHGETSLSLDYQLSSDFTFSTQLETYSLKQEDYKIKFGLEIRF; the protein is encoded by the coding sequence ATGAATTTTTTAAATCGGATCATGGGTGTTAAAACATTGAATGGCATAGCAGGCAAAAATAGATTAATATATATTTTTAGTGTTCTTCTATTGATTATAGCGATGGGTTTATTAATATCATATTTTTATATTAATAGTGAAAATTTCCGCATGAATGTAAAGTCTATTATCACAACACAATTAGAAGGTATGCTGGGGAAAAAGATAGAAATTGGATCTGTAGATACAATTTCTTTTCAATCAATACAATTATCTCATCTGGTAATATTTGAAAATAATCAGGATAAAGCAAATATTTTGTTTCAAACAGAAAAGTTAGAAGCTAGATATTCTCTTTTTTTCCCATTCTTTAAATGGAAAGGATGGCAGCTGAATATTAAAGAAATTACTTTCTTTAATGCTTATATAGAATTAACCAGAGAGATTACCGGGGAATTTGACCTGGTAAAAAAACTCAATTTAGATCCTGAATATTTACAGGAAAAAATAATTATTCAACAGATTAATTTTCAAAATAGTTACTTAGTTTATCAAGATGAATTAGTATTCCATTATAATCAAGATGCTCTTATCACTAAAGCAAAAGATATTCAGGGATATTTTGATTTAACTCACTTACCAAAAGTAGAATTTGATTTTGAGGGTATTCAAGATTCAGATCAAGCTTTCTTATCCTTAAGTGGATTATTTTTTATAAATAAAAAAGAATATTCTTTGGATTTCAATTTACAAAATGCAGATATCACCCATTTTCAGTATTATCTTGAAGCTGCTGAACAGTTCAATACTACACAGGGAAAATTTGATTTAGTACTCAATTTAAGCTTTTCTCCGGAATGGGAGACCAATGAAAGCTTCTGGCAAGGTAAAGCGACCTTTTATCATGCAAGCGCTAAGCCACTCTTCCTAAACCAAATACCTTTCCAGCAAATTAATGGTGAGGTCGTTTTTGCTAAACCAGAAATCACAATCTCAGGACTTAGTGGCCTTTACCGCGATAGTGTAGTTCAGTTAGAGGGAGAGATCTTAACTGAACCAGAAATATATTTTGACCTGAACATAGAAGGGGAGCAAATAAATACTTCTCTCCTCAGAGATGATATATCACTTTTTGTTGGTGAATGTAATGACTTTGCCCTGCAAGGTGAAGTTAATTTAACCGGAAATATAAACGGCCTGCCTGATGGTTTTTATATCAATGGTGCGGTAAATGCCTCTGAAATAATTATTGAAAAGATACTTTTCCCCAACATTTCAGGTAATTTTTCTTTAAACAGTGAGAGATTAATTATAAATGCCCTGGAGTCCTGTGATTCAAATTCCTCGATTTCAATTGATGGCCACCTGAATTGGTCTGATGAGATACCTTCTTACCAGTTTGCCATAAAGACTTTAAATCTATCCCTGCGGCATTCTCTATTTCAACAATTTCCATTCCTAGCAGAATTCTCAGGTAATATTGATAGTTCTTTGCAAATGGATAGCCAAAAACAGGATAATTCTGTATCTAACCTTACGGGTGACTTCACAATTAATAATATGGGGATGGGGAATTTTTCCTTGCCTGGCTCTTTAAGAGGCAGCATCAAATCAACTATGAATCTTTCTGATAAGTTGTTATCTATCGAGCAATGTGAGCTAGAATCTAGTGAGAGCAATGGTTCTCTCAAAGGAGAATTGCGATTTGAGGAGCTTATTAATTTTATATTGGATTTTGAATACCAAATACCTGACTTAGCAATTTATAGCAATTTTTTCGAACCAGAGGCGAAAATAGCAGGAAGTTTAACCTTTCAAGGTCAGGGAAAGGGAAGTATCCAGCAACCTGAAATAGATATTGAATTACAATGGTCAGAATTCTCTATCCAGAATACTCAGGTGGGAGAACTAACTGGAAAACTGGCTTATCAAAAGGATGTTTTATCGGTTGAATCGTTTAGTTTAACTAACCGGGAATTACAATTGTCCGGAGAGGGGAAAATTATTACCACACAAACAGATAAACCAGAAATTATTCTTTCTTACCAGCTCCACCCTCTGGTTATCAAGCCATTACTGGAAAGAGTGAAATATGCTATTCCTTTATCCGGCCAGACAGAAGGCAGTGGATACATCCAGGGTACCTGGCCTGAGTTAAAAATCAGTGGGAATCTACAATTAGAACAGATAGCCTACCAGGATTATCAGCTAGGACAGGGTAAAGTAGATTTCTATTTACAACCAGAGCAGATAGCTCCATCTGAAAGCCAGGAGGAAAATTCAGATAATTTTTTTGGCAGAATCAGCAATAATTATGCTCTTACTTTAGAAAACCTTGAATTGCAAAATGAAATGATTCAATTAAGCGCCAAAAGTCAGGCTACCATGGGAGAAAAACATACCTTTGCTCTGGAAATTGGATTTTCACACCAGGCATTTAACGAGATGATTGAGTATTTCTATCCAGCAGAAGAAAATATAAAAAGATTCTTACCTTCCAGAATAACCGGAGAAGCAACCTGTACAGGAAATAATGATGCGCAACAAATTTTGTTATCTTTCCTGCTCATACCTCAACAACAGGAAAACAATCCACCTTCCAGGTTAGAAGCAATGCTTACTGTGGATAAAGATGGTCTGAATATTTCCAATTTTCAGTTAATTCAGTCCGAAGGATTGCTTAAGGCAGAGGGAAAAATTGCCTCTAATGGGAGCTTGGATATCGGTTTTCAAGCTACACAGTTAGATATATCAACTGTAATGAGCCTAGTGCAGATAGATGAAGAAATAAAAGGTATTATGGACATTAAAGGTTTATGCACAGGGTCATTAGAGCAGCCCAATATATCAGTAACTACCCAAATCAAACAAGGCTATTTCCGAGAATTTAACTTCCAGAACCTACAGAGTGAGTTAAGGTGGAATAGCTTAACGAATCTATTAGAGATTAAGGAATTAACCATCGCCCTGGAGAAAGAATATCAGATAACTGCTCGAGGAACCATTCCTGTGGGAAGTTTGACTTATGCCAAGGGAGGAGAACTAGATTTACCTCCATCTTACCTGGATATTCCACTCGATTTTAAAATTAATATGGAGAAGGCTGATCTAAATTTATTAAAGGTATTCTGGCAAGATACTTTCTCGGAAATCACAGGAACAACGGACCTGAAACTTTCTTTAACTGGCACAGCTGACCATCCGATAGTAAATGGAACAATTAACATTTATCAGGGCATAATTCATCTTACCGAATTACCCGTTCAAATTGGAGAAATAAATAATACAGTAAAAATAATAAATAATAAAGTTATCATCCCATCCCTTCCTGTAATTGCTTATGAAAATCAATTTCACCTCTCAGGAGAATTGGAACTGATTCGTTTTTTTCCTGATAATATATCCTTTATCATAAAAAATGAGAACAAGAAAATCACCTATCAGGATATTTTAGAAAGTGAAGTCGACTTAGAGTTAATAATAAGCAATTCTATATTCTCTCCACATATAAGTGGCCAGGTATTTCTTACTAAAGGAGTATTGGCTGTTAAAGATTTATTGCAGATAGAAGAAGGTATGGATTTTTCATTTGCGTCCTCTGCACCCGGATACGATTCATTAGAACAGCTGGAAGTAAATATTGAATTAATTGATCCTTTTAAATTGCAAATGAACGATGCTGAAATTGACATAGGTGGTAAAATCAGCTTAAATGGCTCATTGGCAGATCCGACTCTCCAGGGAACCTTAACTTTAAAAAAAGGTTCTTTTATGTATTTTGATAAAAGATTTTCCATCTTAGATGGGCTGGTCACCATTAACGGCATAAATCCAACTGATATCGATCTAAATGCCAAAGCGCATACCACAGTTCAGGGTGTACAAATTAATATTAATGTTATAGGTAATCTTTCTAATCCACAGGTTCTGCTTTCCTCACAACCTGCTTTAAAAGAGACTGAGATTCTATCTTTACTAGCCTTTAATCGTAATATACAAGGTCTTTCTGAAGGGGAAATCGATCAGCTTCTCTCCCAGGAAATGGTTAATATTCTTTTTCAAAGTTTACAGATAAATCTATTTAGAAGAATGGAACGTGAACTTGCTGAAGGTTTGGGTCTTGAGTTTATCAGAATTTCTTTTAATTCTGAGGAAAATACTGATTCGCATTTCTTTTTAGAAGACCTGCACCTGGCTGATCTCACCTTAGAAGTAGGGAAAAATATTGGCGATGATTTATTCATTACTTATTCTACTCCTCTCGATTTTCATGGAGAAACAAGCCTTAGCTTGGATTATCAGCTCTCTTCTGATTTCACCTTTAGTACCCAATTGGAAACATATTCTTTAAAACAAGAAGATTATAAAATTAAATTTGGATTAGAAATTAGATTTTAA
- a CDS encoding Crp/Fnr family transcriptional regulator has product MYDIKHALGLNKLFKDFNNKELINFLINAQYQIKDYSAGQVIALEGDTLTKIGLILGGNTEIQKSLSSGKKIIINQLTTGDVFGEIIIFSNKKTFPSMIVAVHNTKIMLFDKINIMKICFQNEKFLRNLLQLLSEKILILDYRLRFLTGETIRQKICLYLLEQYQEQKNYAFI; this is encoded by the coding sequence ATGTATGACATTAAGCATGCGCTTGGACTTAATAAATTATTTAAGGATTTCAACAATAAGGAACTTATTAACTTTCTGATCAATGCTCAATATCAGATTAAGGATTATTCTGCAGGTCAAGTCATTGCTCTTGAAGGAGATACATTGACAAAAATTGGTTTGATCCTTGGTGGTAACACAGAAATCCAAAAAAGCCTTTCTTCTGGAAAAAAGATAATAATAAACCAGCTTACCACTGGTGATGTTTTTGGAGAAATAATTATTTTCTCAAATAAAAAAACATTCCCCTCTATGATAGTAGCAGTTCATAATACCAAAATTATGCTTTTTGATAAAATCAATATTATGAAGATATGTTTTCAAAATGAAAAATTTCTCAGGAATTTATTACAATTGTTATCGGAAAAAATCTTAATACTGGATTATCGTTTACGATTTCTAACAGGAGAAACCATTCGTCAGAAAATATGTCTTTACCTTTTAGAACAATATCAAGAACAAAAAAATTATGCATTCATTTAA